In the bacterium genome, AGATAGAAACTGCTGACGTGCCCTTCGTGACGCGTGAAGATCGGCATCGTGTAGTACGGCTTGGCGTCGCGGGCATGGCCACCTCGCCAATCGACGCAGAAGGGCTCGTACAGGCATTCCAACAGCTCGGGAGCCGTCTTGGCCATTTCGTCATGGACGGTCATCGAGCTGACGAAGTGGTTCTCCCCGCCACTCTTCGAAGTCCGTAGGCATAGCAACGCCACGATGTCCGCACCGTCGGTGTGGAATCCGAGCTTCTCGTTGGTCTCGCAAAAGCGGACATTCGGGTCGTCCGGCTTCTTTCCCGTATCGAGGAGGTTGCCGAGCAAGTCGCCGCTGCGATTCTGCGGCCAGGGAGCCCCGAGGTGGGTGCCGACTCCCCAGAAGATCGTGCTGGCCTCTTCCTTGGAGTAGTCGCGGACCGGCAAGCCCCTGATCAGGAAGAGCCCGAGACCTCGGCTCACCTCATCGTTGGCCCGGTCCAGGAGTTGGCCGAGGGTCGGAAGTGGGAAGTCTTCTCGAATCACCTGTGTGCCGGAGAGGCCTTTGCTCCTGGCGTGCGCCAGCGCGGCGCTCAGTTCATCGACCTCGCCACGTGTCAGTTCGTGAATCCAGTCCTTCGTCGCTTCCATGACGGTTTGCGCGCGCCAGCACGCACGGGATCGAACCGGGGAGATGTCCGTTGGGGCCATGGCGTCCTCTCCTTGTGAGCTTGTGAGCTTGTGAGCTTGTGAGTCGCGAAGCAGGGTAAATCCGGAAAACCGCTTAGTCAAGTGGTTTTTGGATTGTGATCGCGGCTTTAGACAGGCATCCTGTGCTCGTGGCCAAGCGAAAGAACCTCGACAGCGATAACGGAAGCGCTCCCAGTCGCAGCCTGCCTTCAGCGCGAACGCGAAAGGGCGAGCGCACGCTCGGGGCGATTCTCGACGCAGCGGTCGAGATTGTCTCGAGTCACGGGTTCGCGGCCCTCTCCCAGGAGGCTGCGGCCAAACGGGCAGGTATCTCCCAGAGCACTCTTCGGCACTACTTCCCGACGAAGGATGAATTGGTCGCGGCGTGCTTTCATCGATCGCTGGCGGAGATGGGTGAGTCGATCTCCGCGATCCTGGACGATCCCCGCGCCGACCCCGTCACGCAACTCGAAGAGAGCATCGCCTTGCATCTGGGCTTCATCCTGCAGGGCGCGGACGGCTACTTCTTCGAGAGCCTCGCGTATTGGGCACGGAATCCACAGCAGCGTGTTCTGCGCGACGAGTGGTACCAGTGGTTGCATCGATCCTACGCAGCCATTGTTCAACGCGCGCGGCCCGACTGCTCTCCGGCGGATTGCAAGGGAAAGTCCTACCAGCTGCTGACACTTACACTCGGGGCCTGGATCACGTTGAGCAACTCTCGACCCAATCTGCTTCGCAAGCAGGCGGCGGGGCTGAAGCAGACCCTGCTCGAAGCGGCGAGGGCTATAGTGCTGGGGGACACGCAAGCTGCGTCGTGATGTTAGTCGCTCACGATCGTGGATGGGTGCATGGGCCGGTGGAAATGGCTCGTTCTGCTAGGCGGCTGTTTCCTTGAACGCCCCGATGAGGCGGCGCCAGGTTTCCGGATCCCCTTTTTCCGGCTCGCCGAAGTAGATCAGCACTTCGTCCAGCATGTCGTCGTACTTTTCTTTGAGAAGCCCCGGGATCTGTTCGTAGGTTCCGGTGACTGCGATTTCGTCGACCATCTCGTCGCTGATTTCGTCCGCCATCGTGTCCCATTCGTTGTTTCGACTCTTATTCCTCAGCCGAATGAAAGTCTCGTCCCAGTCATGGGCCTCGAACATGGCTTTGTAAAAACTCGTAGCGCCATAGAATCCGATCATTTCGCGTACCCGTTCCCGCATCTTGTCGAGTTCTTCGTCGCTGTCTCCCATGATGGCCATCACGGGCGAAGTGATCGTGAAATCGCCGCGCGTCCGACCGGACTGTTCAAGCCCTTGTTCGATGTTGCTGATGACGTTCTCGCGCAGGGTTTTGGCCGTATGAAAGCCATGGCAGTGAAAGCCGTCGGCGACCTCGCCGGCCATCCGGCAATTCCACGGGTTGACGGCTCCGACATAGATCGGGGGCGGTGGTCCGTCGAGTGGGCCTGGATTGAACATGGGCGTCATGAGGTTGAACTGGAAAAAGTCCCCGGCGAAATTGAGCGGGGTGTCGTTCTGGAAGCAGTCCCAGATGGCGCGAATCGCCAGAATGTACTCCCGTAGTTTCGGGCCAGGGGATTTCCATTCCAGACCAAAGCGGCGCTCGTTATGCGCCTTGACCTGAGTACCCAGGCCGAGCACGAAGCGACCGTTGGTCGCGTTCTGTAGATCCCAGGAGGAATAGGCGAGGACCATGGGGTTGCGCGGAAACGCCAGTGCGATTTCAGGGCCCAGTCGGATGCGACTGGTCGCTGTCGCTGCCACCGAAAGCTGCAGGAAGGGGTCGTGTTTGCGCTCGGAGATGTACAGAGCTTCGAATCCGAGTTCCTCGATTCGTTTCGCGGGTTCAGCGACATCTTGCAGCGAGTCCACAACGAGATTGGTTACCAGTTTCAAGGCTTTCTCCTCGCAGTCTTTGAAAACTCCCATCCACTATCGCAGATGAAGTCGATTTCACAGCGTACTGGCATCATGGCTTCAAATGGGCCCGAAGGCTGCTAATCCGATGTAGGACGAGTGAAGCGTGCGCGGTACTCCGATGGGGGCACCCCGAGCGATTGCTGGAAGCGGCGTCGCATCGTCTCGGCAGAGCCGAAGCCGCAGGTGGTGGCGACTTCCTCGACGCCCAGACCCTCGCGCTCCAGCAGTTGCCGTGCTCTTTCCACGCGAACGCGCTGGACGTAGTGCGCGGGCGGTTCGCCCGTTTCCTGTGTGAAGACCCGTACGAAATGGCGGGTGCTCATCCCGGCGCGCTGCGCCAGTACGGGGACGCGGTGGTCCTTTCCGGGGTTCTCTGCCACGTCCGCCTGCACGTCCCGGATTCCCGGGTGCTCGGCTGTTGGTCGGCGGAGGGCGGCGCTGAACTGGGACTGCCCGCCGGGTCGGTGCAGGAACATGACGAGGATGCGCGCGACTTCGAGCGCGAGATCGGGTCCGAGGTCCTCTTCGACGAGCGCCAACCCGAGATCGATTCCGGCCGTGAT is a window encoding:
- a CDS encoding TauD/TfdA family dioxygenase — encoded protein: MAPTDISPVRSRACWRAQTVMEATKDWIHELTRGEVDELSAALAHARSKGLSGTQVIREDFPLPTLGQLLDRANDEVSRGLGLFLIRGLPVRDYSKEEASTIFWGVGTHLGAPWPQNRSGDLLGNLLDTGKKPDDPNVRFCETNEKLGFHTDGADIVALLCLRTSKSGGENHFVSSMTVHDEMAKTAPELLECLYEPFCVDWRGGHARDAKPYYTMPIFTRHEGHVSSFYLGEYIESAQRFDEVPKLTRRQRDALDCFESLCWSDEFRIDLQQQPGDMSFISNLVTLHARESFEDFDDPEERRHLRRLWLTSSRTAHRPPLLQLLYDTRVREARGNRTQSGE
- a CDS encoding TetR/AcrR family transcriptional regulator — its product is MAKRKNLDSDNGSAPSRSLPSARTRKGERTLGAILDAAVEIVSSHGFAALSQEAAAKRAGISQSTLRHYFPTKDELVAACFHRSLAEMGESISAILDDPRADPVTQLEESIALHLGFILQGADGYFFESLAYWARNPQQRVLRDEWYQWLHRSYAAIVQRARPDCSPADCKGKSYQLLTLTLGAWITLSNSRPNLLRKQAAGLKQTLLEAARAIVLGDTQAAS
- a CDS encoding TIGR03617 family F420-dependent LLM class oxidoreductase — protein: MKLVTNLVVDSLQDVAEPAKRIEELGFEALYISERKHDPFLQLSVAATATSRIRLGPEIALAFPRNPMVLAYSSWDLQNATNGRFVLGLGTQVKAHNERRFGLEWKSPGPKLREYILAIRAIWDCFQNDTPLNFAGDFFQFNLMTPMFNPGPLDGPPPPIYVGAVNPWNCRMAGEVADGFHCHGFHTAKTLRENVISNIEQGLEQSGRTRGDFTITSPVMAIMGDSDEELDKMRERVREMIGFYGATSFYKAMFEAHDWDETFIRLRNKSRNNEWDTMADEISDEMVDEIAVTGTYEQIPGLLKEKYDDMLDEVLIYFGEPEKGDPETWRRLIGAFKETAA
- a CDS encoding GlxA family transcriptional regulator, giving the protein MTKHVVFLILPGTQLLDLAGPADVFMAANQCWSDRGQEPAYRISFAGPVADPDTVTGVGLRVRTLKQIRGAIDTLVVPGGMGFGETEFDPRATAWIRRRWQRIRRVVSICSGAFVLAEADVLAGRRVTTHWSELERLGQTVPDATVENDALYVKDGPVYTSAGITAGIDLGLALVEEDLGPDLALEVARILVMFLHRPGGQSQFSAALRRPTAEHPGIRDVQADVAENPGKDHRVPVLAQRAGMSTRHFVRVFTQETGEPPAHYVQRVRVERARQLLEREGLGVEEVATTCGFGSAETMRRRFQQSLGVPPSEYRARFTRPTSD